In a single window of the Allobranchiibius huperziae genome:
- a CDS encoding VOC family protein: MPLTVAAIRYTDDLPAMREFLEVLGLSPAVTSSGWVDLHAGAGRVWLHSAGDADSPSAAGQTNLCFESSDLIGLAERLGTTYVDETFGASLMITDPLGDEVQINSVHADTYGYQTHEPTPDASTCVVAVRFTDPAGPYVRFLRTLGLERSMSAADGTYAQFSAGTGAVGLHVGDGTSLTGRSGALVSLCLTTARDLDTVAKDLQDHGYADATVTHEDDARSVHVTDPDGQQLQIRAA, encoded by the coding sequence ATGCCTCTGACCGTCGCCGCCATCCGCTACACCGACGACCTGCCGGCCATGCGGGAGTTCCTCGAGGTGCTCGGCCTCTCCCCCGCCGTCACGTCGTCCGGCTGGGTCGATCTGCACGCGGGTGCGGGCCGCGTCTGGTTGCATTCCGCCGGCGACGCGGACTCCCCGAGCGCCGCCGGTCAGACGAATCTGTGTTTCGAGTCCTCGGACCTGATCGGCCTGGCCGAGCGACTCGGCACGACGTACGTCGATGAGACCTTCGGCGCATCGCTGATGATCACCGATCCGCTGGGTGACGAGGTGCAGATCAACTCGGTGCACGCCGACACTTACGGCTACCAGACGCACGAACCGACGCCCGACGCCTCGACCTGCGTGGTGGCGGTCCGCTTCACCGATCCCGCCGGCCCCTACGTGCGGTTCCTCCGGACACTGGGGCTCGAGCGCTCGATGAGCGCGGCGGACGGCACGTACGCGCAGTTCTCCGCGGGGACGGGCGCGGTGGGCCTGCACGTCGGCGACGGCACCTCCCTCACCGGCAGGTCCGGCGCTCTGGTGAGCCTGTGCCTGACCACGGCGCGCGACCTCGACACGGTCGCGAAGGACCTACAGGACCACGGCTACGCGGACGCGACCGTCACCCACGAGGACGACGCGCGGTCGGTCCACGTGACCGACCCGGACGGGCAACAGCTGCAGATCCGCGCCGCCTGA
- a CDS encoding SGNH/GDSL hydrolase family protein yields the protein MTWHRYVAIGDSFTEGVGDPDPARPESYIGWADRLAGQLAKQNSDRRTDFDYANLAIRGRLLADVVGPQLDAALPLKPDLLSMIGGGNDILRPRADLDDIADRIEAAVMRARTAGADVLLATLADPAQAPVIKAARPRIAAHNANLWGIAQRTEAYVLDIWSMRSLRDARMWSPDRLHLSTEGHRRVALQAGWTLGVIEGEREWAAALPAGPVLSRAHIAHENAAWAKDYLAPWVQRRLKGRSSGDDLLPKQPEPRRLTSRND from the coding sequence ATGACATGGCATCGGTACGTCGCGATCGGGGACTCCTTCACCGAGGGGGTCGGCGACCCGGACCCGGCGCGCCCGGAGTCCTACATCGGCTGGGCCGACCGCCTCGCCGGGCAGCTGGCCAAGCAGAACAGCGACCGCCGCACCGACTTCGACTACGCCAACCTCGCGATCCGCGGACGGCTGCTGGCCGACGTGGTGGGGCCGCAGCTCGACGCCGCGCTGCCCCTCAAACCCGACCTGCTGTCGATGATCGGCGGCGGGAACGACATCCTGCGCCCCCGGGCCGACCTGGACGACATCGCCGACCGGATCGAGGCGGCCGTCATGCGGGCCCGGACCGCGGGCGCGGACGTCCTGCTGGCCACGCTGGCCGATCCCGCGCAGGCGCCGGTCATCAAGGCCGCCCGCCCGAGGATCGCGGCACACAACGCCAACCTGTGGGGTATCGCGCAGCGCACCGAGGCGTACGTGCTCGACATCTGGTCGATGCGGTCGCTGCGGGACGCGCGGATGTGGTCACCGGACCGGTTGCACCTGTCGACCGAGGGCCACCGTCGGGTCGCCCTGCAGGCCGGCTGGACCCTGGGCGTCATCGAGGGCGAGCGCGAGTGGGCCGCGGCGCTGCCCGCCGGGCCCGTCCTGTCGCGCGCCCACATCGCCCACGAGAACGCCGCCTGGGCGAAGGACTACCTGGCGCCCTGGGTGCAGCGGCGGTTGAAGGGCCGAAGCTCCGGCGACGACCTGCTGCCCAAGCAGCCCGAACCGCGCCGGCTCACGTCGCGGAACGACTGA
- a CDS encoding KUP/HAK/KT family potassium transporter, whose product MTTEQALPKGAPADRPTSPVTHGSSGPALALAALGVVFGDIGTSPLYALQTVFSIDHSKVTADRGDVYGVISLVFWSITVVVSIKYVLFILRADNDGEGGVMALAALVRRHVPTGGKRFGVVMILGVLGASLFYGDSVITPAVSVLSAVEGLEVPAPSLAHVVVPVGAVIITVLFLAQRFGTHVVGRLFGPVMVVWFVVLGVLGLRKVIGDPAILKGLSPSYAVLFVVDHQYIAFVAMGAVVLSITGAEALYADMGHFGPSPIRRAWFFLVFPCLTLNYLGQGALIVHDPSSVKNPFFLLAPNWAQLPLVVLATAATVIASQAVISGAFSVSRQAERLGYLPQLTVRYTSASSSGQIYVPSINWILYAGVMILLLVFQSSAKLATAYGLAVTGTFLITTTLFLAYAESAWKWARWKLLLVGILFGLLELTYFGANLTKIVHGGWLPLLIALLVCTAMLTWRKGSRIVTERRAKLEGPIEPFVQWLNAAPLTTVPGTAIFLHPGRPTTPLALRENANFNHVIHENVFIVSTSPENIPHVADADRFEAQPLGGSYDAITHVTLRFGFQDEQDVPEGLRFAATQGLAIDPDQAYYYLSRITVHPSSRPGMSRWRKRVFLGMAHNAASPVDYFKLPPDRTVAMGAQVFF is encoded by the coding sequence GTGACCACTGAGCAGGCCCTCCCGAAGGGCGCACCGGCCGACCGGCCGACCTCGCCCGTCACCCACGGATCGAGCGGTCCCGCGCTGGCGCTCGCAGCTCTCGGCGTGGTGTTCGGCGACATCGGCACCAGCCCGCTCTACGCGCTGCAGACCGTCTTCTCCATCGACCACAGCAAGGTCACCGCCGACCGAGGTGACGTCTACGGCGTGATCTCGCTCGTCTTCTGGTCGATCACCGTGGTGGTGTCGATCAAGTACGTGCTCTTCATCCTGCGGGCCGACAACGACGGCGAGGGCGGCGTGATGGCGCTGGCCGCGCTGGTACGCCGCCACGTACCGACCGGCGGCAAGCGTTTCGGCGTCGTGATGATCCTCGGCGTGCTCGGCGCGTCGCTCTTCTACGGCGACAGCGTCATCACGCCCGCGGTCTCGGTGCTCTCGGCCGTGGAGGGGCTCGAGGTGCCGGCGCCGTCCCTGGCCCACGTCGTCGTACCCGTCGGTGCCGTCATCATCACCGTGCTCTTCCTGGCCCAGCGCTTCGGCACCCACGTCGTCGGGCGGCTCTTCGGCCCGGTGATGGTGGTCTGGTTCGTGGTGCTGGGAGTGCTCGGGCTGCGCAAGGTCATCGGCGACCCCGCGATCCTCAAGGGCCTGTCCCCGTCGTACGCCGTGCTCTTCGTCGTCGACCACCAGTACATCGCGTTCGTGGCGATGGGCGCGGTGGTGCTGTCGATCACCGGGGCCGAGGCGCTGTACGCCGACATGGGCCACTTCGGTCCGAGCCCCATCCGCCGGGCATGGTTCTTCCTGGTCTTCCCTTGTCTCACGCTGAACTACCTCGGCCAGGGCGCGCTCATCGTGCACGACCCGTCCAGCGTCAAGAACCCGTTCTTCCTCCTCGCACCGAACTGGGCGCAGCTGCCGCTGGTCGTGCTCGCGACCGCCGCCACGGTCATCGCCTCGCAGGCGGTCATCTCGGGCGCGTTCTCGGTGTCGCGGCAGGCCGAGCGGCTCGGCTACCTGCCCCAGCTGACGGTGCGCTACACCTCGGCGTCCAGCAGCGGCCAGATCTACGTCCCGAGCATCAACTGGATCCTCTACGCCGGCGTGATGATCCTGCTCCTGGTCTTCCAGTCCTCCGCCAAGCTCGCCACGGCGTACGGACTGGCGGTGACCGGCACCTTCCTCATCACGACCACGCTCTTCCTGGCGTACGCCGAGTCGGCGTGGAAATGGGCCCGCTGGAAGCTGCTGCTGGTCGGCATCCTCTTCGGCCTGCTGGAGCTCACCTACTTCGGCGCCAACCTGACCAAGATCGTGCACGGCGGCTGGCTGCCGTTGCTGATCGCGCTGCTGGTCTGCACGGCGATGCTGACGTGGCGCAAGGGCAGCCGGATCGTCACCGAGCGCCGCGCCAAGCTGGAGGGCCCCATCGAACCGTTCGTGCAGTGGCTGAATGCCGCGCCGCTCACCACCGTGCCGGGCACTGCGATCTTCCTGCACCCGGGTCGCCCCACGACGCCGCTGGCGCTGCGGGAGAACGCCAACTTCAACCACGTCATCCACGAGAACGTCTTCATCGTCTCGACGTCGCCGGAGAACATCCCGCATGTCGCCGACGCCGACCGCTTCGAGGCGCAGCCCCTCGGCGGGTCGTACGACGCGATCACCCACGTCACGCTGCGCTTCGGCTTCCAGGACGAGCAGGACGTGCCGGAGGGTCTGCGGTTCGCCGCGACCCAGGGTCTGGCCATCGATCCCGATCAGGCCTACTACTACCTCTCGCGCATCACGGTGCACCCCAGCTCGCGGCCGGGGATGTCGCGCTGGCGCAAACGCGTCTTCCTCGGGATGGCGCACAACGCCGCCTCCCCGGTCGACTACTTCAAGCTGCCGCCGGACCGCACCGTCGCGATGGGCGCCCAGGTCTTCTTCTGA
- a CDS encoding PadR family transcriptional regulator — protein sequence MSPAAYAVLGAIAQGPTHGFAIARRLQPTGDLGRVWSLTRPLVYRELARLIERDLVRERAGEPGDRGPRRTIVDITAAGQVETERWLAEPVERVRDFRSMFLLKLALIDGAGADPRPLARAQRTRFTERVAQIEQELEQSVGFDRRVVVWRLLSTRVAIDFLDTILDEPA from the coding sequence ATGAGCCCCGCGGCGTACGCCGTGCTGGGCGCGATCGCGCAGGGGCCTACCCACGGTTTCGCGATCGCCCGGCGGCTGCAGCCCACCGGCGACCTGGGACGGGTGTGGAGTCTCACCCGGCCCCTGGTCTACCGCGAGCTGGCCCGGTTGATCGAACGCGACCTGGTGCGCGAGCGGGCGGGCGAGCCGGGCGACCGCGGCCCGCGGCGCACCATCGTCGACATCACCGCGGCCGGGCAGGTCGAGACCGAGCGCTGGCTGGCGGAGCCGGTCGAACGGGTACGCGACTTCCGGTCGATGTTCCTGCTCAAGCTGGCCCTGATCGACGGCGCCGGGGCCGACCCGCGTCCGCTCGCCCGGGCACAGCGCACGAGATTCACCGAACGGGTGGCGCAGATCGAGCAGGAACTGGAGCAGAGCGTGGGCTTCGATCGCCGGGTCGTGGTGTGGCGGCTGCTGTCGACCCGGGTGGCGATCGACTTCCTCGACACGATCCTCGACGAACCGGCGTAG
- a CDS encoding MalY/PatB family protein, producing the protein MAILDASLDELRATRTSIKWRAYDPDVIPVWVAEMDCAPCDPVVEAIEGALRRGDVGYAAPGPLEEAFAHFAKERWDWAVDPGQAMMLPDVMIGVGELLRANTRPDAAVVVSPPCYDAFFGFVQAVGRRLVTASLDADSRLDPEALEAAFRDAGPGAAYILCNPQNPMGTVHTADELAMLARLADRYDVLVVSDEIHGPLTHPGVTYTPYLAVPEASRGISVVSGSKSWNLAGLKIALAVPGADATASLGALHEVNTHGANHLAEIAHTAAYAHGGPWLDELRGEIVERRELLRGMLAEQLPEIRVTPGESTYLVWLDCTELGLADPARSFLQQGRVALGVGTNYDPRGRQFVRFNVATSPQVIGQAVERMAGVLH; encoded by the coding sequence ATGGCGATCCTCGACGCGAGCCTGGACGAACTGCGCGCGACGCGCACGAGCATCAAGTGGCGTGCCTACGACCCGGACGTGATCCCGGTCTGGGTCGCCGAGATGGACTGTGCGCCGTGCGACCCCGTGGTCGAGGCCATCGAGGGTGCGCTGCGTCGGGGCGACGTGGGGTACGCGGCCCCGGGTCCGCTGGAGGAGGCGTTCGCGCACTTCGCGAAGGAACGGTGGGACTGGGCGGTCGACCCGGGCCAGGCGATGATGCTGCCGGACGTGATGATCGGCGTGGGTGAGCTGCTGCGCGCGAACACCCGCCCCGATGCGGCCGTCGTGGTGAGTCCGCCCTGCTACGACGCCTTCTTCGGCTTCGTGCAGGCCGTCGGACGTCGGCTGGTCACGGCCAGCCTCGACGCGGATTCCCGGCTCGACCCCGAGGCGCTGGAGGCGGCGTTCCGGGACGCCGGGCCCGGCGCGGCGTACATCCTGTGCAATCCGCAGAACCCGATGGGCACCGTCCACACCGCGGACGAGCTGGCGATGCTGGCCCGGCTCGCCGACCGGTACGACGTGCTGGTCGTGTCCGACGAGATCCACGGGCCGCTGACGCACCCGGGGGTGACGTACACGCCGTACCTCGCGGTGCCCGAGGCGAGCCGGGGCATCAGTGTCGTGAGCGGGTCGAAGTCCTGGAACCTCGCGGGCCTGAAGATCGCGCTCGCCGTGCCGGGCGCGGACGCGACGGCCTCCCTCGGCGCCCTGCACGAGGTCAACACGCACGGCGCCAACCACCTGGCCGAGATCGCCCACACCGCGGCGTACGCGCACGGCGGCCCGTGGCTGGACGAGCTGCGCGGCGAGATCGTCGAGCGGCGAGAGCTGTTGCGGGGGATGCTCGCCGAACAGCTGCCCGAGATCCGGGTGACACCAGGGGAGTCGACCTACCTCGTCTGGCTCGACTGCACCGAGCTGGGACTGGCCGATCCGGCACGCTCCTTCCTGCAACAGGGCCGGGTGGCGCTCGGCGTCGGGACCAACTACGACCCCCGCGGTCGGCAGTTCGTCCGCTTCAACGTGGCGACCTCGCCGCAGGTGATCGGTCAGGCCGTCGAGCGGATGGCCGGCGTCCTCCACTGA
- a CDS encoding CopG family transcriptional regulator, producing the protein MTARDPSSKVQFNVYLPPDLVTRVKHRAVDEGSSLSTLVSRALTDYLDGDAPDHPGTPTSTSTERES; encoded by the coding sequence ATGACAGCTCGCGACCCCTCCTCCAAGGTGCAGTTCAACGTCTACCTCCCGCCCGACCTCGTGACCCGGGTGAAGCACCGGGCCGTCGACGAGGGCAGCAGCCTGTCCACCCTCGTCTCACGTGCGCTCACCGACTACCTCGACGGCGACGCCCCCGACCACCCCGGCACGCCCACGAGCACGTCCACCGAAAGGGAGTCATGA
- a CDS encoding pyridoxal-dependent decarboxylase — translation MHGYDEYTQDLGKSILEYAAERLALDPVPLDGPRTKEQLDAVAGEALTEKGIGGQEALRLFAEELSLACLSTDHPRYLSFIPCAPTREAAMFDLVVGASSIYAGSWLEGAGAVYAENQALRWIADLVGLPEGAGGSFVQGGTIGNLSALVTARETARVRSGARPFRVAATVGSHSSIASACRVMDAELVQVQVGDDLRLTGEALREVLIDEGPESFFAVVATCGTTNFGVIDDLESVAAVCEEFGIWFHCDGAYGGAGLAAPSVRPKYAGIERCDSFIVDPHKWLFAPFDCCALLYRDPALARAAHTQHASYLDVLTDAPDWNPTDYSVGLTRRARGLPFWFSLVANGTQKYSAAIERTLEVTRFAEAQVISRDYLEVVRHADLSILVFRRLGWEPADYHRWSDGLLERQEGFVVPTSHDGETLARFAIVNPLTSEDDITAILDSMA, via the coding sequence GTGCACGGCTACGACGAATACACGCAGGACCTGGGCAAGTCGATCCTCGAGTACGCCGCGGAGCGACTCGCGCTCGACCCGGTCCCTCTCGACGGTCCGCGGACCAAGGAGCAGCTGGACGCTGTGGCCGGGGAGGCGTTGACGGAGAAGGGTATCGGCGGCCAGGAGGCGCTGCGCCTCTTCGCCGAGGAGCTCTCGCTGGCGTGCCTGTCGACCGACCACCCGCGCTATCTGTCCTTCATCCCGTGCGCACCGACGCGCGAGGCCGCGATGTTCGACCTGGTCGTGGGGGCCTCGTCCATCTACGCGGGTTCATGGCTCGAGGGGGCGGGCGCCGTCTACGCAGAGAACCAGGCCCTGCGCTGGATCGCCGACCTCGTCGGGCTGCCCGAGGGCGCCGGCGGCTCCTTCGTGCAGGGCGGCACGATCGGCAACCTCTCGGCGCTGGTCACCGCCCGCGAGACCGCCCGCGTACGTAGCGGCGCCCGACCGTTCCGCGTCGCGGCCACCGTCGGATCGCACTCCTCCATCGCGTCGGCCTGCCGGGTCATGGACGCCGAACTGGTGCAGGTGCAGGTCGGCGACGACCTGCGGCTGACCGGTGAGGCGCTGCGCGAGGTGCTCATCGACGAGGGGCCGGAGTCGTTCTTCGCCGTCGTGGCGACCTGCGGCACCACCAACTTCGGCGTCATCGACGACCTGGAGTCGGTCGCCGCGGTGTGCGAGGAGTTCGGCATCTGGTTCCACTGCGACGGCGCGTACGGCGGCGCCGGGCTCGCCGCGCCCAGCGTCCGGCCCAAGTACGCCGGCATCGAGCGCTGCGACTCCTTCATCGTCGACCCGCACAAGTGGCTCTTTGCGCCGTTCGACTGCTGCGCGCTGCTCTACCGCGACCCGGCGCTGGCCCGGGCCGCGCACACCCAGCACGCGTCGTACCTCGACGTCCTCACCGACGCCCCGGACTGGAATCCCACGGACTACTCGGTGGGGCTCACCCGGCGCGCGCGGGGTCTGCCGTTCTGGTTCTCCCTGGTCGCGAACGGCACGCAGAAGTACAGCGCGGCGATCGAGCGCACCCTGGAGGTGACCCGGTTCGCCGAGGCGCAGGTGATCTCGCGCGACTACCTCGAGGTCGTGCGCCACGCCGACCTGTCGATCCTGGTCTTCCGCCGGCTCGGCTGGGAGCCCGCGGACTACCACCGCTGGTCCGACGGTCTGCTGGAGCGCCAGGAGGGGTTCGTGGTGCCCACCTCGCACGACGGGGAGACGCTCGCGCGCTTCGCGATCGTCAACCCGCTCACCAGCGAGGACGACATCACCGCGATCCTCGACTCGATGGCCTGA
- a CDS encoding DUF3263 domain-containing protein, with protein MSVADAQVQGADRTSDLSDRDRRILDFERTWWKLQGSKEQAIRETFDLSSTRYYQALNSLIDTPGALAYDAMLVKRLQRLRAGRMRQRTARRLGFDQGEKA; from the coding sequence ATGAGCGTCGCCGACGCGCAGGTCCAGGGGGCCGACCGCACCAGTGATCTGTCCGATCGTGACCGTCGCATCCTGGACTTCGAGCGCACCTGGTGGAAGCTGCAGGGCTCCAAGGAGCAGGCCATCCGCGAGACGTTCGACCTCAGCTCCACGCGTTACTACCAGGCGCTGAACTCCCTGATCGACACCCCGGGCGCCCTCGCGTACGACGCCATGCTGGTCAAGCGACTGCAGCGGCTGCGGGCCGGCCGGATGCGCCAGCGCACCGCTCGTCGACTCGGGTTCGACCAGGGCGAGAAGGCCTGA
- a CDS encoding uracil-DNA glycosylase — protein MPTAPLPELVHPSWAGALEPVADTISACGAFLRAELAAGRGYLPAGDRVLRAFGQPLDEVKVLIVGQDPYPTPGHAVGLSFSVAPDVRPVPRSLANIYTELSSDLGVPTPGSGDLSPWAERGVLLLNRVLTVQPGKPASHRGHGWEEVTARAIDALVARDQPLVAILWGRDARSLVPRLGSTPYVESAHPSPLSARNGFFGSRPFSRANTLLTEQGGAPVDWSLA, from the coding sequence ATGCCGACCGCGCCGCTGCCCGAGCTCGTCCACCCGAGCTGGGCCGGCGCCCTCGAGCCGGTCGCCGACACGATCAGCGCCTGCGGAGCCTTCCTGCGCGCCGAGCTGGCCGCCGGACGTGGCTACCTTCCCGCCGGTGACAGGGTGCTGCGCGCGTTCGGGCAGCCGCTGGACGAGGTGAAGGTGCTCATCGTCGGTCAGGACCCCTATCCGACGCCCGGCCACGCGGTCGGGCTGTCCTTCTCGGTCGCACCGGACGTGCGCCCGGTGCCCCGCAGTCTCGCCAACATCTACACCGAGCTGAGCAGCGACCTCGGCGTCCCGACCCCCGGCAGCGGCGACCTGTCACCGTGGGCCGAGCGCGGGGTGCTGCTGCTCAACAGGGTCTTGACCGTGCAGCCCGGCAAGCCGGCGAGCCACCGCGGCCACGGCTGGGAGGAGGTCACGGCGCGCGCCATCGACGCGCTCGTCGCGCGCGACCAGCCGCTGGTCGCGATCCTGTGGGGCCGAGACGCCCGCTCGCTGGTGCCCCGCCTCGGCAGCACGCCGTACGTCGAGAGCGCGCACCCCTCCCCCCTGTCCGCACGCAACGGCTTCTTCGGCTCCCGCCCGTTCAGTCGCGCGAATACCCTGCTCACCGAGCAGGGTGGCGCCCCCGTGGATTGGAGCTTGGCATGA
- a CDS encoding substrate-binding domain-containing protein, with protein MKRLLGSLVLVTLGTCATAGCSSGSSSPGSSSAGASGSGSSSSSASTTTSSTSPAKGTGSVNVLYAGSLVKLMEDKIGPGFKAGTGYSFSGFSAGSTALASQIKGKVRRGDVFVSASPKADQSLMGTANGDWVSWYVTFGSSKLVLGINPKSRFASALKTKPWYDVITQPGFEVGFTDPKTDPKGKLTAQALSDDAKAHPALSKVASSTSDVFPEETLVANLQSGQLDAGFFYTSEAKTAGIQTVPLTGTDLKASYTVTVLKGAPNAAGAAAFVKYLLGSQTQAIFKAAAFTVTSPPKVTGTPPAGLLPSS; from the coding sequence ATGAAGCGCCTGCTCGGCAGTCTGGTCCTCGTGACCCTCGGTACCTGCGCCACCGCCGGATGCAGCAGTGGGTCGTCCTCGCCGGGCTCGTCTTCGGCCGGCGCATCCGGGTCCGGCTCCAGCTCGAGCAGTGCGTCCACCACGACTTCGTCCACGTCGCCCGCCAAGGGCACCGGGAGCGTCAACGTGCTCTACGCCGGGTCGCTGGTGAAGCTGATGGAGGACAAGATCGGGCCGGGATTCAAGGCCGGTACCGGGTATTCGTTCAGTGGCTTCTCCGCGGGGTCGACCGCTCTGGCGAGCCAGATCAAGGGCAAGGTGCGCCGGGGCGACGTCTTCGTGAGCGCCAGCCCGAAGGCCGACCAGTCCCTGATGGGCACCGCCAACGGTGACTGGGTGAGCTGGTACGTCACCTTCGGCTCCTCCAAGCTCGTCCTCGGCATCAACCCCAAGAGCAGGTTCGCGAGCGCCCTCAAGACCAAGCCCTGGTACGACGTGATCACCCAGCCCGGTTTCGAGGTCGGCTTCACCGACCCCAAGACCGATCCGAAGGGCAAGCTCACCGCGCAGGCGCTGAGCGACGACGCGAAGGCCCATCCGGCTCTGTCGAAGGTCGCTTCGTCCACCTCCGACGTCTTCCCCGAGGAGACCTTGGTCGCGAATCTGCAGTCGGGGCAGCTGGACGCGGGCTTCTTCTACACCAGCGAGGCCAAGACGGCCGGCATCCAGACGGTCCCGCTGACCGGGACCGACCTGAAGGCGAGCTACACGGTCACGGTGTTGAAGGGCGCGCCGAACGCCGCGGGTGCCGCGGCGTTCGTGAAATATCTGCTGGGATCGCAGACACAGGCGATCTTCAAGGCCGCGGCGTTCACCGTGACCTCGCCGCCCAAGGTCACCGGCACACCGCCCGCAGGTCTGCTGCCCAGCAGTTGA
- the groL gene encoding chaperonin GroEL (60 kDa chaperone family; promotes refolding of misfolded polypeptides especially under stressful conditions; forms two stacked rings of heptamers to form a barrel-shaped 14mer; ends can be capped by GroES; misfolded proteins enter the barrel where they are refolded when GroES binds), translating into MAKTIAFDEEARRGLERGMNILADAVRVTLGPKGRNVVLEKKWGAPTITNDGVSIAKEIELEDPYEKIGAELVKEVAKKTDDVAGDGTTTATVLAQAMVREGLRNVAAGANPMALKRGIEAAVAAVSASLLSQAKEIETKEQIAATASISAADPQIGELIAEAMDKVGKEGVITVEESNTFGLELELTEGMRFDKGYISGYMVTDTERMETVLDDPYILVVNSKISSIKDLLPLLEKVMQSGKPLMIIAEDVDGEALSTLVVNKIRGTFKSVAVKAPGFGDRRKAMLGDIAILTGGQVISEEVGLKLDTAELDLLGTARRVVVTKDETTIVEGAGDTDQIAGRVSQIRAEIENSDSDYDREKLQERLAKLAGGVAVIKAGAATEVELKERKHRIEDAVRNAKAAVEEGIVAGGGVALLQATDAAWGGLKLEGDEATGANIVKVAAEAPLKQIASNAGLEPGVVVEKVRNLPSGEGLNAATGEYVDMVATGIIDPAKVTRSALQNAASIAALFLTTEAVIADKPEKNVPAAPGGGDEMGGMGF; encoded by the coding sequence ATGGCCAAGACCATTGCATTCGACGAAGAGGCCCGCCGCGGCCTCGAGCGGGGCATGAACATCCTCGCCGACGCCGTGCGCGTCACACTCGGCCCCAAGGGCCGCAACGTGGTGCTCGAGAAGAAGTGGGGAGCCCCCACGATCACCAACGACGGTGTCAGCATCGCCAAGGAGATCGAGCTCGAGGACCCCTACGAGAAGATCGGCGCCGAGCTGGTCAAGGAGGTCGCCAAGAAGACCGACGACGTCGCCGGTGACGGTACGACGACGGCGACCGTGCTGGCCCAGGCCATGGTCCGCGAGGGGCTGCGCAACGTCGCCGCCGGCGCGAACCCGATGGCCCTCAAGCGCGGCATCGAGGCCGCCGTGGCCGCGGTGTCCGCATCGCTGCTGAGCCAGGCCAAGGAGATCGAGACCAAGGAGCAGATCGCTGCTACCGCCTCCATCTCGGCCGCCGACCCGCAGATCGGCGAGCTCATCGCCGAGGCGATGGACAAGGTCGGCAAGGAAGGCGTCATCACCGTCGAGGAGAGCAACACCTTCGGGCTGGAGCTCGAGCTCACCGAGGGCATGCGCTTCGACAAGGGCTACATCTCCGGCTACATGGTGACCGACACCGAGCGCATGGAGACGGTGCTGGACGACCCGTACATCCTGGTCGTCAACTCCAAGATCTCCAGCATCAAGGACCTGCTGCCGCTGCTGGAGAAGGTCATGCAGTCCGGCAAGCCGCTGATGATCATCGCCGAGGACGTCGACGGCGAGGCGCTGTCGACCCTGGTGGTCAACAAGATCCGTGGCACCTTCAAGTCGGTTGCCGTCAAGGCCCCCGGTTTCGGTGACCGTCGCAAGGCCATGCTCGGCGACATCGCCATCCTCACCGGTGGTCAGGTCATCTCCGAGGAGGTCGGCCTCAAGCTCGACACCGCGGAGCTGGACCTGCTGGGCACCGCGCGTCGCGTGGTCGTCACCAAGGACGAGACGACCATCGTCGAGGGTGCGGGTGACACCGACCAGATCGCCGGTCGCGTCAGCCAGATCCGCGCCGAGATCGAGAACTCCGACTCCGACTACGACCGCGAGAAGCTCCAGGAGCGCCTCGCGAAGCTCGCCGGTGGCGTAGCCGTCATCAAGGCGGGCGCTGCGACCGAGGTCGAGCTGAAGGAGCGCAAGCACCGCATCGAGGACGCCGTCCGCAACGCGAAGGCTGCCGTCGAAGAGGGCATCGTCGCCGGTGGTGGCGTCGCGCTGCTGCAGGCGACCGACGCCGCGTGGGGTGGACTCAAGCTCGAGGGCGACGAGGCCACGGGTGCGAACATCGTCAAGGTGGCCGCCGAGGCTCCGCTGAAGCAGATCGCCTCGAACGCGGGCCTCGAGCCCGGCGTCGTCGTCGAGAAGGTGCGCAACCTGCCCTCCGGTGAAGGCCTGAACGCCGCGACCGGCGAGTACGTCGACATGGTCGCCACCGGCATCATCGACCCGGCCAAGGTGACCCGCTCGGCGTTGCAGAACGCCGCGTCGATCGCCGCGCTCTTCCTCACCACCGAAGCGGTCATCGCCGACAAGCCGGAGAAGAACGTGCCGGCGGCGCCGGGTGGCGGCGACGAGATGGGTGGCATGGGCTTCTGA